In the Nitratiruptor sp. YY09-18 genome, TCTCATCAAAACCATGCGCCAATCCAAACATTGGAAGCAAAACAAGGGAAATCCCATAAATAGTGAGCAGTACATAACCACCCAACACTGCAAAGACATGGAATTTGAGCACAGACTCTACTCTAACACCCATAAAGCCACTCAGCGTCAAAGCCATGAGAAATCCGCTCAAAATTCCAACAAGCAAGAAGATATTGGAGTATTTGACGGCCTGCATTGTAAATGTATTGATGGTACTCTTTTTGACTGTGAGCATTACCTCAACAGCAAAGATGATCATAGCTACAAGCACCAAAAGCCCCCCAAAGCTCAGCAGCAATGGTGAGAGCCAAAAGCCACTCACAAGCCCCAAAACTCCAACAAGCAAAATAGGAAAAAGGAGATAGTACCAATCTACACTAAAATGTCCTGTTTCCAAAACTACAGGAACAAGCTGCGCCATAGCACCAAAAATGATCATCATCACATAGCCCACCAAAAAGAGGTGCACCCAACCTGCAACTTTAAGCTCAAGATATGAAAAGTGCGGAGTGTAGAAGAGCAGTGCAATAGCGCTTGCTACAAAGAAGAGTACACCGGCTATAAAAAATGGAACAATGAGAGAAAAAGGCGGCGCGAAATCCTTTGAAATATTAAACATCCCTCCCCCTTTTTGTTTAGCCAGAGCAGCTGCTATCGCTCAAGTTTGCCTCTTCTGTAACTCCAGGCTTGTAGCTAAAGAGCAGCTGCACACGTCCATCTGGCAACTCCTCTTTTTCTATATCATAATTTTGCTCTATTTTATTGAGCAGTCCCATTGGCATTTTATGATTTATCATAATAAGTTTTGTATTGGGGTCTTTGACGAGTTTGAGTCCTGCCATTGCATTGACCATTGGTTCTGGCGGTCCGCAGCGAGAAGTATCAAAAGCGTAGTAAGTCACTCCATCCTTTTGGAATTTATAAAAATCTACCGTCGCTCCAGGAACCTCTACCTTTTGAGCATCTTGAGGAATTTCCATAGCAAATCCTTTCGGTTTTTTTTGGCTACATTGTAAATCTTTTGCCTTGCTCTTTCCTTGATTTGTATCAATTTTTCCTCCCTTTTACACTCATCTACTGCCTTTTCGACTCTCCTTCGCAGCTCTCTTGGCAAAGGAGGAGTAGCGGGAGCATATTTATAAGGATTGAGTTCTTGCAACAGTGCATCAAATTTGTGGCAGCTTGAGAGAATACGTGAGGCTTCATAGAGATCTTCGCGGGAGTGGATTTTGAAACTTTTGTACCTTTTTGGCAATAGCCGCACCCCAATCCATACTGCAATGATTAAAAAAATTAAGGCACACAGAGCCAAAAGCTCATGGTGAAAATCTGGCAATGCTATAAGTTCCATCACCGCCCTATAAAGAAGTTTTGCAGTTTTTCGTAGATATTATCGATATCGTAGATCTCCACCCAATCAATGCCATTTTGGACAAAGTGAGCATAGTTATTATCAAGGTGCTTTTGGATATTTTCTCCATACTTTCTGAGCTGACTCTTGCCAAGAAAGTAGTTTTTTGATTGGAGGGTTATCGTATCTACAGCTTCAACAGATTGTCCAAGATCTTTTCCCTTCTCTATACTATCGCGCGCCACTATTGCAACTACTTCATGCTTTTGTGCCAAAAGTGTGAGCTGGGTTGGATCTAAAAAATCTCCAAAGAGCAGTATCAAAGATCGCTCAGGCAAGCGATAGAAGAGATCTTTCTCATCAAATGTTGCCTTTTTACCTAATAGATCATAACTACTTATCTCTTTTGCAAACTGCTCTAGCGTGTAGATATTTGTTATAAATCTATGGTTATGAGCAAATCCTTGGAGATTTTCATTGAGATGCAGTGCACTATAGCCAACCAGCAAAAATGCTTCTAAAAGTGTCTCGATTTTGAGTCTTTTGGAGCCAAAATAGAGTGAGCCACTAAGCACGAAGACTCCTACAATATTGCGCAATAGCTCCTCTTGATAGATACGTATATAGGGCTTTTGATACTTTGCACTTGCAATCCAGTCTATACGTTTGGCATCTTCACCATAGTTGTATTCTCTTAGTTCCAAAAAGTCATATCCCTCACCGCCACTACGTGCGCTAAAGAGTCCGCTACTTTTACTAAAAACCTCTTTTTTGGTTTTGATAATGAGTGCATCGATCATGGAATAGGCACTTTTGTCAAAATCTCTTCAAGTAAATCGTCGCTTCTAAGACCTTTCGCTTTTGCTTCATAGCTAAGGATTATGCGGTGGCGAAGTACCGGTTTTGCTACTTCTAAAATCTCTTGGGGCGTCACATGAGAAGCTCCCTTCATATAGGCCTTGGCTTTTGCTGCACGCATCAAATCAATGCTTCCTCTTGGACTGCTCCCATGCATTATTTTTGGGTGTTCTCTCGTTGCAAAGACCATATCAAGAATGTAGCGCTTGAGGGCATCATCTATAAAAACCTTCATCGCCGCCTCTTTAGCCTGAAGAATCTCTTCTTTGCTTGCAACTCTCTCAAGACTCTTTGCAAACCCCTCTTCTGCACGCTGCAAGATAACAAACTCCTCATCTTTTGTATTGTAGCCAAGGAGCACCTTCATCATAAAACGATCTAGCTGTGCTTCTGGAAGATTGTATGTACCCTCTTGCTCTATTGGGTTTTGCGTCGCCATAACAACAAAAGGCTCATCTACTTTGTAGCTCTCCTCATCGATTGTCACTTGACGCTCCTGCATCACTTCCAAAAGCGCTGATTGCACCTTTGCAGGGGCTCTGTTGATCTCATCAGCCAAAAGCAAATTTGTAAAAACTGGTCCCTTTTTAATATGAAACTGCGCTTGTGCAGAATTATATATTTTGGCTCCGATAATATCGCTTGGCAAAAGATCTGGAGTAAACTGCACCCGTGAAAACTCAAGACCTACAACCTGTGCTAAAACCTTGATGGTTG is a window encoding:
- a CDS encoding DUF58 domain-containing protein → MIDALIIKTKKEVFSKSSGLFSARSGGEGYDFLELREYNYGEDAKRIDWIASAKYQKPYIRIYQEELLRNIVGVFVLSGSLYFGSKRLKIETLLEAFLLVGYSALHLNENLQGFAHNHRFITNIYTLEQFAKEISSYDLLGKKATFDEKDLFYRLPERSLILLFGDFLDPTQLTLLAQKHEVVAIVARDSIEKGKDLGQSVEAVDTITLQSKNYFLGKSQLRKYGENIQKHLDNNYAHFVQNGIDWVEIYDIDNIYEKLQNFFIGR
- a CDS encoding MoxR family ATPase, whose protein sequence is MQIVEKIKREIEKVVVGQEEMVDSVIIALLSGGHLLLEGMPGLAKTTTIKVLAQVVGLEFSRVQFTPDLLPSDIIGAKIYNSAQAQFHIKKGPVFTNLLLADEINRAPAKVQSALLEVMQERQVTIDEESYKVDEPFVVMATQNPIEQEGTYNLPEAQLDRFMMKVLLGYNTKDEEFVILQRAEEGFAKSLERVASKEEILQAKEAAMKVFIDDALKRYILDMVFATREHPKIMHGSSPRGSIDLMRAAKAKAYMKGASHVTPQEILEVAKPVLRHRIILSYEAKAKGLRSDDLLEEILTKVPIP